A section of the Pimelobacter simplex genome encodes:
- the cobA gene encoding uroporphyrinogen-III C-methyltransferase codes for MSDFPPYPSGLRLAGRRVLVVGGGHVAQRRVPQLIAVGADVHVVSPVVTPAIEGLVGSGEITWHERAFADADLDGTWYVIAVTDDRAVNDHVSSLCEEQRIFCVRSDDATLGTAWTPAIGREAGITVAVVGNRDPRRSASVRDEIVAGLRDGTIAAPHHRDRAPGVTLVGGGPGNPELISIAGRKALMAADVVVADRLAPRELLGDLPADVELVDVAKLPRGRSAQQEEINRVIVERALEGKRVVRFKGGDNFVFGRGYEEVIACRAAGVPVTVIPGLTSPVTVPGVAGIPVTHRGVAHEFAVVSGHLPPGHPEALTDYAALARLNGTIVVMMGVENAPAIAEALVAGGRPASLPVAVVCDGTMPTERTVLATLGTLADRLAEESVKPPAIIVIGEVVRVAHPDAF; via the coding sequence GTGAGCGACTTCCCGCCGTACCCCTCCGGCCTGCGCCTGGCCGGACGCCGCGTCCTCGTCGTGGGCGGGGGACACGTCGCGCAACGGCGCGTCCCGCAGCTGATCGCCGTCGGCGCCGACGTCCACGTCGTCTCGCCGGTGGTCACGCCGGCCATCGAGGGCCTGGTCGGCTCGGGCGAGATCACCTGGCACGAGCGGGCCTTCGCCGACGCCGACCTCGACGGCACCTGGTACGTCATCGCCGTCACCGACGACCGCGCGGTCAACGACCACGTCTCCTCGCTGTGCGAGGAGCAGCGGATCTTCTGCGTCCGCTCCGACGACGCCACCCTCGGTACGGCGTGGACGCCCGCGATCGGCCGCGAGGCCGGCATCACCGTGGCCGTGGTCGGCAATCGCGACCCGCGCCGCTCCGCGTCGGTGCGCGACGAGATCGTCGCCGGCCTGCGCGACGGCACGATCGCCGCCCCGCACCACCGCGACCGCGCCCCGGGCGTCACGCTCGTCGGCGGTGGCCCGGGCAACCCCGAGCTCATCTCGATCGCCGGGCGCAAGGCGCTCATGGCCGCCGACGTCGTCGTCGCCGACCGGCTCGCCCCGCGCGAGCTGCTGGGCGACCTGCCCGCCGACGTCGAGCTGGTCGATGTCGCCAAGCTCCCGCGTGGGCGCTCGGCGCAGCAGGAGGAGATCAACCGGGTCATCGTCGAGCGCGCGCTCGAGGGCAAGCGCGTGGTGCGCTTCAAGGGCGGCGACAACTTCGTCTTCGGCCGGGGCTACGAGGAGGTCATCGCGTGCCGCGCGGCCGGCGTACCGGTCACGGTGATCCCGGGCCTGACCTCGCCGGTCACCGTGCCGGGCGTGGCCGGCATCCCGGTCACCCACCGCGGCGTCGCCCACGAGTTCGCCGTCGTCTCGGGCCACTTGCCGCCCGGACACCCCGAGGCGCTCACCGACTACGCCGCGCTCGCGCGCCTCAACGGCACCATCGTCGTGATGATGGGCGTCGAGAACGCCCCCGCCATCGCCGAGGCGCTGGTGGCCGGCGGCCGCCCGGCGTCGCTGCCCGTCGCCGTGGTCTGCGACGGCACCATGCCCACCGAGCGCACCGTGCTCGCCACCCTCGGCACTCTGGCCGACCGGCTCGCCGAGGAGTCGGTGAAGCCGCCGGCGATCATCGTCATCGGCGAGGTCGTCCGGGTCGCGCACCCCGACGCCTTCTGA
- a CDS encoding YbhB/YbcL family Raf kinase inhibitor-like protein, with protein sequence MSLDRPVTPDPYPLLPAAAAFAVTSADVTDGRPLDDAQVYALGNTSPQLTWEPGPEGTQSYVVTCFDPDAPIPSGFWHWVAVDIPADVTSLDAGAGASDTTLPAGAFHVRNDFGTPDFAGAAPPEGDQVHRYFFVVHAVGEPQLGVDGSATPAVVGFNLAFKTLGRAILTGTYAH encoded by the coding sequence ATGAGTCTCGATCGCCCGGTGACCCCGGACCCGTACCCGCTGCTCCCCGCCGCTGCCGCCTTCGCCGTCACCAGCGCCGACGTCACCGACGGCCGGCCGCTCGACGACGCGCAGGTCTACGCCCTCGGCAACACCTCGCCCCAGCTCACCTGGGAGCCCGGCCCCGAGGGCACCCAGAGCTATGTCGTGACCTGCTTCGACCCCGACGCGCCCATCCCGAGCGGGTTCTGGCACTGGGTCGCCGTCGACATCCCGGCCGACGTGACCAGCCTCGACGCCGGCGCGGGCGCCTCCGACACCACCCTCCCGGCCGGCGCCTTCCACGTCCGCAACGACTTCGGTACGCCGGACTTCGCCGGCGCCGCGCCCCCCGAGGGCGACCAGGTGCACCGCTACTTCTTCGTGGTCCACGCGGTCGGCGAGCCCCAGCTCGGCGTCGACGGCTCCGCGACGCCTGCGGTGGTCGGCTTCAACCTGGCGTTCAAGACGCTGGGCCGGGCCATCCTCACCGGCACCTACGCGCACTGA
- a CDS encoding TrmH family RNA methyltransferase has translation MAELVEIADADDPRLADYRDLRDVELRKHLEAEHGLFLAEGEKVVRRAVLGGYTPRSFLMAPRWLDGLADVLDRSDAPCYVLSEALAEEVTGFHVHRGALASLERRPLPSLDEVLDGARSVLVLEDIVDHTNVGAILRSGAALGFDAVLLAPRCADPLYRRAIKVAMGAVFSMPWTRLPDWYDALPELSGRGFTTVALTLAPDAVPVEEAVAGLDKVALVLGSEGHGLSARWEQTSDRRAIIPMAAGIDSLNVAAATAVACYVTARR, from the coding sequence ATGGCCGAGCTCGTCGAGATCGCCGACGCGGACGACCCGCGCCTGGCGGACTACCGCGACCTGCGCGACGTCGAGCTGCGCAAGCACCTGGAGGCCGAGCACGGGCTGTTCCTCGCCGAGGGCGAGAAGGTCGTGCGCCGCGCGGTCCTCGGCGGCTACACCCCGCGCTCGTTCCTGATGGCGCCGCGCTGGCTCGACGGGCTCGCCGACGTACTCGACCGCTCGGACGCACCCTGCTACGTCCTCTCGGAGGCGCTGGCCGAGGAGGTCACCGGCTTCCACGTCCACCGCGGCGCCCTCGCCTCGCTGGAGCGGCGGCCGCTGCCCAGCCTCGACGAGGTGCTCGACGGCGCCCGCTCGGTGCTCGTGCTCGAGGACATCGTCGACCACACCAACGTCGGCGCCATCCTGCGCTCGGGCGCGGCCCTCGGCTTCGACGCCGTCCTGCTCGCCCCGCGCTGCGCCGACCCGCTCTACCGCCGGGCGATCAAGGTCGCCATGGGGGCCGTCTTCTCGATGCCCTGGACCCGCCTGCCCGACTGGTACGACGCCCTGCCCGAGCTCAGCGGCCGCGGGTTCACCACGGTGGCGCTCACGCTGGCACCGGACGCCGTACCGGTGGAGGAGGCGGTGGCCGGCCTCGACAAGGTCGCCCTGGTCCTCGGCTCCGAGGGCCACGGCCTGTCCGCGCGCTGGGAGCAGACGTCGGACCGGCGCGCGATCATCCCGATGGCCGCGGGCATCGACTCGCTCAACGTGGCGGCGGCGACGGCGGTCGCTTGCTACGTGACGGCGCGGCGCTGA
- a CDS encoding NAD(P)H-dependent amine dehydrogenase family protein, whose translation MANENTFYSSEPVPVVVWGTGNMGRASIRAVAAHPGLTLSAVIVSDEAKVGKDAGDLADLGRATGVRATTDVAAALATLDGGGAVAYAASGELRPDDAVVDIARALGGGAVVVTPSVYALYDHRSAPAEMTDPLTKACAEGGSALFVSGIDPGWGNDLLPVLVSGLASEVEQVRCQEIFDYSTYDAEDSVRYIVGMGQPMDYEPPMVAAGIPSMVWGGQVRMIARALGVELDELRETLERRELDATVSTALGEFEAGTQGALRFEVQGIVGGEPKIVIEHVTRISAECATDWPMPADGGDGAHRVIIEGRPRIEINVEATDEGGNRAAGGNATAANRLVNAIPWLRTATPGLYDGLDVPLQPTTYLRTTGEA comes from the coding sequence ATGGCGAACGAGAACACGTTCTACTCATCCGAGCCCGTCCCCGTCGTGGTCTGGGGCACCGGCAACATGGGCCGCGCGTCGATCCGCGCGGTCGCTGCCCATCCGGGTCTGACCCTGAGTGCGGTCATCGTCAGCGACGAGGCCAAGGTCGGCAAGGACGCGGGGGATCTCGCGGACCTGGGTCGTGCCACCGGGGTGCGGGCGACGACCGACGTGGCGGCGGCGCTGGCGACGCTGGACGGCGGTGGCGCCGTGGCGTACGCCGCCTCGGGCGAGCTGCGGCCCGACGACGCGGTGGTCGACATCGCGCGGGCGCTGGGCGGGGGTGCGGTGGTGGTGACGCCGTCGGTGTACGCGCTCTACGACCACCGCAGCGCGCCGGCCGAGATGACCGACCCGCTCACCAAGGCGTGCGCCGAGGGCGGCAGCGCGCTGTTCGTCAGCGGTATCGACCCGGGCTGGGGCAACGACCTGCTGCCGGTGCTGGTCAGCGGGCTGGCGTCCGAGGTGGAGCAGGTCCGGTGCCAGGAGATCTTCGACTACTCGACGTACGACGCCGAGGACTCGGTCCGCTACATCGTCGGCATGGGCCAGCCGATGGACTACGAGCCGCCGATGGTGGCCGCGGGCATCCCGTCGATGGTGTGGGGCGGCCAGGTGCGGATGATCGCGCGGGCGCTCGGCGTCGAGCTCGACGAGCTGCGCGAGACGCTGGAGCGGCGTGAGCTGGACGCGACGGTCTCGACGGCGCTGGGGGAGTTCGAGGCGGGGACGCAGGGTGCGCTCCGGTTCGAGGTGCAGGGCATCGTGGGCGGTGAGCCCAAGATCGTCATCGAGCACGTCACCCGGATCAGCGCGGAGTGCGCGACCGACTGGCCGATGCCGGCCGACGGCGGCGACGGCGCGCACCGGGTGATCATCGAGGGGCGCCCGCGCATCGAGATCAACGTCGAGGCCACCGACGAGGGCGGCAACCGCGCGGCCGGCGGCAACGCCACCGCGGCCAACCGGCTCGTCAACGCGATCCCGTGGCTGCGCACCGCCACCCCCGGCCTGTACGACGGCCTGGACGTCCCGCTCCAGCCGACCACCTACCTGCGGACCACCGGGGAGGCCTGA
- a CDS encoding carboxymuconolactone decarboxylase family protein — protein sequence MFIEIPEGKDPILYVWGEMVPGIGPAASAFAMSVYEHSTLGLREFEAARLRIAQINGCIFCQDWRTERDGQKVEDTFDAAVQEWRTTPDFDERTRLAAEYAERYALDHHGIDDGFWQRMRTHYSDREIAELSMCLGSWIAFGRLNRVLGLDAACVLPSHAAKA from the coding sequence ATGTTCATCGAGATCCCCGAGGGCAAGGACCCGATCCTCTACGTCTGGGGCGAGATGGTCCCCGGCATCGGCCCGGCGGCGTCGGCGTTCGCGATGAGCGTCTACGAGCACAGCACGCTGGGGCTGCGCGAGTTCGAGGCGGCACGGCTGCGGATCGCGCAGATCAACGGCTGCATCTTCTGCCAGGACTGGCGCACCGAGCGCGACGGGCAGAAGGTCGAGGACACCTTCGACGCCGCGGTCCAGGAGTGGCGCACGACGCCCGACTTCGACGAGCGCACCCGCCTGGCCGCCGAGTACGCCGAGCGCTACGCGCTGGACCACCACGGCATCGACGACGGCTTCTGGCAGCGCATGCGCACGCACTACAGCGACCGCGAGATCGCCGAGCTGTCGATGTGCCTGGGCTCGTGGATCGCGTTCGGGCGGCTCAACCGCGTGCTCGGCCTGGACGCGGCGTGCGTCCTGCCGAGCCACGCGGCGAAGGCCTGA
- a CDS encoding alpha/beta hydrolase, whose translation MPVDPSLAGLLEAIEAGTPMSELSPADARTVFRALTVDGRPPETLAPVGSIADDQVAGGAGPLAARVYRPEGTGPFPTVVLLHGGGWVIGDLDTHAAMARAICAGAGAVVVAVDYRLGPEARFPAAAEDAIAAVRDVQARLAEYGGSEVLAVAGDSAGGNLSAVAAQHVPGVAAQLLVYPATDVLGDYASRKENASGYFLDEATMVWFVGNYADADTDLTDPRISPLHGSLAGQPPAVVVTAEFDPLRDEGVAYADALAAAGVPVQHETYPGLIHGFFDMGPWSPACQRAVDETVARFAALLRSA comes from the coding sequence ATGCCTGTCGACCCGTCCCTGGCCGGCCTCCTCGAGGCCATCGAAGCCGGCACCCCCATGTCCGAGCTCTCCCCCGCCGACGCGCGCACCGTCTTCCGCGCCCTGACCGTCGACGGCCGCCCGCCCGAGACCCTCGCGCCGGTGGGCTCGATCGCCGACGACCAGGTCGCCGGCGGCGCCGGCCCGCTGGCCGCCCGGGTCTACCGCCCCGAGGGCACCGGCCCGTTCCCGACCGTCGTCCTGCTCCACGGCGGCGGCTGGGTGATCGGCGACCTCGACACCCACGCCGCGATGGCCCGCGCGATCTGCGCCGGAGCCGGGGCTGTCGTCGTCGCGGTCGACTACCGGCTCGGGCCCGAGGCCCGCTTCCCGGCCGCCGCCGAGGACGCGATCGCCGCGGTGCGCGACGTCCAGGCCCGCCTCGCCGAGTACGGCGGCAGCGAGGTCCTCGCCGTGGCCGGCGACTCCGCCGGCGGCAACCTGTCCGCGGTCGCGGCCCAGCACGTGCCCGGCGTCGCGGCCCAGCTGCTCGTCTACCCGGCCACCGACGTGCTCGGCGACTACGCCTCGCGCAAGGAGAACGCCTCGGGCTACTTCCTCGACGAGGCGACGATGGTCTGGTTCGTCGGCAACTACGCCGACGCCGACACCGACCTGACCGACCCGCGGATCTCGCCGCTGCACGGCTCGCTGGCCGGGCAGCCGCCGGCCGTCGTGGTCACCGCCGAGTTCGACCCGCTGCGCGACGAGGGCGTGGCCTATGCCGACGCCCTCGCCGCGGCCGGCGTACCGGTCCAGCACGAGACCTACCCGGGGCTGATCCACGGCTTCTTCGACATGGGGCCGTGGTCCCCCGCGTGCCAGCGCGCCGTCGACGAGACGGTCGCCCGGTTCGCGGCGCTGCTGCGCTCGGCCTGA